The region GAGATGACAGCGCGCCGCCGTTTGAACGCAGTGCATCCGATCGAGGTGGTGGGTGGCCAATTGCGCTCCATGATGCCGTGGATAGGCAAGAACAAGCTGGTCGACCAATCGAAAAACTAGGAATCAGGATGCAGGATTCGGGATACAGTGGAAACTATCCTGAATCCTGTTTTCCTCTGATTTTCTGAATCCTGAATCCCGTATCCTGAATCCTATGAATAACTATCCGCATCCCATCATTGCCCGCGAGGGTTGGCCGTTTCTGGCCATTTCCCTGGCTTTGGCCGTTGCTGCAACCGTCTGGTGTGCGCTCTGGTCGATTCCACTGTGGATCATCTTCGTGTTTGTATTGCAGTTCTTCCGCGACCCGGCACGCGAGATACCGCAGCAGGAAGGTATCGTTCTGTCGCCTGCCGACGGTCGCGTCATCAAGGTCGAGCGCACGCAAGACCCTTATGGACAGCGTGAAGCGATCCTGGTCAGCGTATTCATGAATGTGTTCAACGTGCATTCCAATCGCAGCCCGGTGGATGGCACGGTACAAAAAGTGCAATATTTCCCCGGTAAATTCGTGAATGCCGATCTGGACAAGGCTTCTACCGATAATGAGCGCAATGCCGTGGTGCTGACGACGAACGACGGACAGACCGTTACCTTTGTGCAGGTGGCCGGGCTGATCGCCCGCCGCATCCTGTGCTATATCAAAGTGGGCGATGTGCTGACGCGCGGCCAACGTTACGGA is a window of Sideroxydans sp. CL21 DNA encoding:
- a CDS encoding phosphatidylserine decarboxylase; amino-acid sequence: MNNYPHPIIAREGWPFLAISLALAVAATVWCALWSIPLWIIFVFVLQFFRDPAREIPQQEGIVLSPADGRVIKVERTQDPYGQREAILVSVFMNVFNVHSNRSPVDGTVQKVQYFPGKFVNADLDKASTDNERNAVVLTTNDGQTVTFVQVAGLIARRILCYIKVGDVLTRGQRYGFIRFGSRVDVYLPLTATVKVAIGDKVSATTTILAKL